Proteins encoded within one genomic window of Cyprinus carpio isolate SPL01 chromosome B22, ASM1834038v1, whole genome shotgun sequence:
- the LOC109088540 gene encoding putative ubiquitin carboxyl-terminal hydrolase 50 isoform X2, protein MTPAFRDKVLLLDTREKLKSALKELFEELRKQDRGDRSVSTKGVIQALGIERVYEQQDAVEYFLDILEKVGPDLAEVFRGTMRNHRTCSENHKSHDDSSFKSLQIALNSRDGTYRLEDGIQSYFASTELVGDDQMYCEDCDEKRDTIWSCDIHEYPAILPLHLKRFVYDRWSRGFVKNDCPMDVPLQLPLRFQEQEQQYSLYAVINHRGSRHGGHYTAHIRSSEENKWYCFDDSRVTQVDESKLKGSSEAYLLLYQKTSSVAQVEDVKEEPRMHTAEAGDAVDAGGAESELSYHLKEVQFGQEHVLNDCKSTSFSQCGRAHNKPQLEESIKNATRKYAGIKINHVLDIHTDLNLRVKEHVSKLRKTLHQKHKDNRPYYDKKTQKIKHKKTHKSERARKRQLCSNPRETEKREKSTRGAARGLLSTKCCSAL, encoded by the exons ATGACCCCAGCGTTCAGAGACAaagtgctgctgct TGACACGAGAGAGAAATTAAAGTCAGCGTTAAAGGAACTATTCGAAGAGCTCAGAAAACAGGACAGGGGCGATCGGAGCGTCTCAACCAAAGGAGTAATCCAGGCTCTGGGTATAGAGAGAG TATATGAGCAGCAGGATGCCGTGGAATACTTCCTAGATATCCTGGAGAAAGTAGGCCCGGATTTGGCCGAG GTCTTTAGAGGAACTATGAGGAACCACAGAACATGTTCAGAAAATCACAAGTCCCACGATGACAGCTCCTTCAAGTCGCTACAGATCGCTCTGAACAGCAGAGACGGGACATACAGACTA GAAGATGGGATTCAATCGTATTTTGCGTCTACAGAATTAGTTGGAGACGACCAGATGTACTGTGAAGACTGCGATGAGAAAAGGGACACAATATGG AGTTGTGACATACACGAGTATCCAGCGATACTGCCCCTGCACCTGAAAAGGTTCGTGTATGACCGCTGGTCACGTGGGTTTGTGAAAAACGACTGTCCCATGGATGTTCCGCTTCAGTTACCTCTTCGG TTTCAGGAGCAGGAGCAGCAGTACTCGCTCTACGCTGTGATCAACCACCGGGGGAGCCGTCACGGGGGACACTACACCGCTCACATCCGCTCTTCTGAGGAGAACAAGTGGTACTGTTTCGACGACAGCCGTGTCACACAG GTTGATGAGAGCAAACTGAAAGG GTCTAGCGAAGCTTACTTGCTCTTGTACCAGAAAA CTTCATCAGTTGCTCAGGTGGAGGACGTGAAAGAAGAGCCCAGAATGCACACTGCTGAAGCAGGAGACGCAGTGGACGCAGGCGGAGCAGAGTCTGAACTGAGCTATCATTTAAAAGAAGTGCAGTTTGGTCAGGAACACGTACTGAATGACTGCAAATCAACTTCTTTTTCACAGTGTGGCAGAGCTCATAATAAACCACAGCTGGAAG AAAGCATCAAAAATGCAACGCGGAAATATGCgggcataaaaataaatcatgttcttGACATTCACACAGACTTGAATCTCCGGGTGAAAGAACATGTCTCCAAACTGAGAAAGACTTTACATCAGAAGCACAAGGACAACAGGCCGTATTATgacaagaaaacacaaaaaataaaacataagaaaacaCATAAAAGTGAAAGAGCCAGAAAAAGACAACTGTGCTCAAATCCTcgagagacagagaagagagagaaatctACACGAGGAGCAGCTCGAGGATTGCTTTCAACTAAGTGTTGTTCAGCGTTATAA
- the LOC109088540 gene encoding putative ubiquitin carboxyl-terminal hydrolase 50 isoform X4, with protein sequence MTPAFRDKVLLLSPSDTREKLKSALKELFEELRKQDRGDRSVSTKGVIQALGIERVYEQQDAVEYFLDILEKVGPDLAEVFRGTMRNHRTCSENHKSHDDSSFKSLQIALNSRDGTYRLEDGIQSYFASTELVGDDQMYCEDCDEKRDTIWSCDIHEYPAILPLHLKRFVYDRWSRGFVKNDCPMDVPLQLPLRFQEQEQQYSLYAVINHRGSRHGGHYTAHIRSSEENKWYCFDDSRVTQVDESKLKGSSEAYLLLYQKTSSVAQVEDVKEEPRMHTAEAGDAVDAGGAECGRAHNKPQLEESIKNATRKYAGIKINHVLDIHTDLNLRVKEHVSKLRKTLHQKHKDNRPYYDKKTQKIKHKKTHKSERARKRQLCSNPRETEKREKSTRGAARGLLSTKCCSAL encoded by the exons ATGACCCCAGCGTTCAGAGACAaagtgctgctgct ATCTCCCAGTGACACGAGAGAGAAATTAAAGTCAGCGTTAAAGGAACTATTCGAAGAGCTCAGAAAACAGGACAGGGGCGATCGGAGCGTCTCAACCAAAGGAGTAATCCAGGCTCTGGGTATAGAGAGAG TATATGAGCAGCAGGATGCCGTGGAATACTTCCTAGATATCCTGGAGAAAGTAGGCCCGGATTTGGCCGAG GTCTTTAGAGGAACTATGAGGAACCACAGAACATGTTCAGAAAATCACAAGTCCCACGATGACAGCTCCTTCAAGTCGCTACAGATCGCTCTGAACAGCAGAGACGGGACATACAGACTA GAAGATGGGATTCAATCGTATTTTGCGTCTACAGAATTAGTTGGAGACGACCAGATGTACTGTGAAGACTGCGATGAGAAAAGGGACACAATATGG AGTTGTGACATACACGAGTATCCAGCGATACTGCCCCTGCACCTGAAAAGGTTCGTGTATGACCGCTGGTCACGTGGGTTTGTGAAAAACGACTGTCCCATGGATGTTCCGCTTCAGTTACCTCTTCGG TTTCAGGAGCAGGAGCAGCAGTACTCGCTCTACGCTGTGATCAACCACCGGGGGAGCCGTCACGGGGGACACTACACCGCTCACATCCGCTCTTCTGAGGAGAACAAGTGGTACTGTTTCGACGACAGCCGTGTCACACAG GTTGATGAGAGCAAACTGAAAGG GTCTAGCGAAGCTTACTTGCTCTTGTACCAGAAAA CTTCATCAGTTGCTCAGGTGGAGGACGTGAAAGAAGAGCCCAGAATGCACACTGCTGAAGCAGGAGACGCAGTGGACGCAGGCGGAGCAG AGTGTGGCAGAGCTCATAATAAACCACAGCTGGAAG AAAGCATCAAAAATGCAACGCGGAAATATGCgggcataaaaataaatcatgttcttGACATTCACACAGACTTGAATCTCCGGGTGAAAGAACATGTCTCCAAACTGAGAAAGACTTTACATCAGAAGCACAAGGACAACAGGCCGTATTATgacaagaaaacacaaaaaataaaacataagaaaacaCATAAAAGTGAAAGAGCCAGAAAAAGACAACTGTGCTCAAATCCTcgagagacagagaagagagagaaatctACACGAGGAGCAGCTCGAGGATTGCTTTCAACTAAGTGTTGTTCAGCGTTATAA
- the LOC109088547 gene encoding RNA polymerase II subunit A C-terminal domain phosphatase SSU72, with the protein MPVHPLRVAVVCSSNQNRSMEAHNILSKRGFDVRSFGTGTHVKLPGPAPDKPNIYDFKTTYEQMYNDLVRKDKELYTQNGILHMLDRNKRIKTRPERFQSCKDQFDLVITCEERVYDQVLEDLNSREQESLQPVHVINVDIQDNHEEATLGAFLICELCQCIQHTDDMENEMDELLQEFEEKSQRPFLHTVCFY; encoded by the exons ATGCCGGTCCATCCGCTGCGTGTCGCGGTCGTGTGCTCCAGCAACCAGAACCGCAGCATGGAAGCGCACAACATCCTGAG CAAGCGAGGGTTTGATGTGCGTTCCTTCGGCACAGGAACCCACGTCAAGCTCCCTGGACCCGCTCCGGACAAACCCAACATTTACGACTTCAAGACCACGTACGAGCAGATGTACAACGACCTGGTCCGTAAAGACAAGGAGCT ATACACTCAGAACGGGATCCTGCACATGTTGGACCGCAACAAGCGCATCAAGACACGACCCGAGCGCTTCCAGAGCTGCAAAGACCAGTTTGACCTGGTCATCACGTGTGAGGAGCGTGTGTACGACCAGGTGCTGGAGG ACCTGAACTCTCGTGAGCAGGAGAGCTTGCAGCCGGTGCATGTGATTAATGTGGATATCCAGGACAATCACGAGGAGGCCACGCTAGGAGCGTTTCTCATCTGTGagctgtgtcagtgt ATCCAGCACACTGATGACATGGAGAACGAGATGGACGAGCTCCTGCAGGAGTTTGAGGAGAAGAGCCAGCGGCCGTTCCTTCACACCGTCTGCTTCTACTGA
- the LOC109088540 gene encoding ubiquitin carboxyl-terminal hydrolase 8-like isoform X5, with the protein MTPAFRDKVLLLSPSDTREKLKSALKELFEELRKQDRGDRSVSTKGVIQALGIERVYEQQDAVEYFLDILEKVGPDLAEVFRGTMRNHRTCSENHKSHDDSSFKSLQIALNSRDGTYRLEDGIQSYFASTELVGDDQMYCEDCDEKRDTIWSCDIHEYPAILPLHLKRFVYDRWSRGFVKNDCPMDVPLQLPLRFQEQEQQYSLYAVINHRGSRHGGHYTAHIRSSEENKWYCFDDSRVTQVDESKLKGSSEAYLLLYQKTSSVAQVEDVKEEPRMHTAEAGDAVDAGGAECGRAHNKPQLEDLNLRVKEHVSKLRKTLHQKHKDNRPYYDKKTQKIKHKKTHKSERARKRQLCSNPRETEKREKSTRGAARGLLSTKCCSAL; encoded by the exons ATGACCCCAGCGTTCAGAGACAaagtgctgctgct ATCTCCCAGTGACACGAGAGAGAAATTAAAGTCAGCGTTAAAGGAACTATTCGAAGAGCTCAGAAAACAGGACAGGGGCGATCGGAGCGTCTCAACCAAAGGAGTAATCCAGGCTCTGGGTATAGAGAGAG TATATGAGCAGCAGGATGCCGTGGAATACTTCCTAGATATCCTGGAGAAAGTAGGCCCGGATTTGGCCGAG GTCTTTAGAGGAACTATGAGGAACCACAGAACATGTTCAGAAAATCACAAGTCCCACGATGACAGCTCCTTCAAGTCGCTACAGATCGCTCTGAACAGCAGAGACGGGACATACAGACTA GAAGATGGGATTCAATCGTATTTTGCGTCTACAGAATTAGTTGGAGACGACCAGATGTACTGTGAAGACTGCGATGAGAAAAGGGACACAATATGG AGTTGTGACATACACGAGTATCCAGCGATACTGCCCCTGCACCTGAAAAGGTTCGTGTATGACCGCTGGTCACGTGGGTTTGTGAAAAACGACTGTCCCATGGATGTTCCGCTTCAGTTACCTCTTCGG TTTCAGGAGCAGGAGCAGCAGTACTCGCTCTACGCTGTGATCAACCACCGGGGGAGCCGTCACGGGGGACACTACACCGCTCACATCCGCTCTTCTGAGGAGAACAAGTGGTACTGTTTCGACGACAGCCGTGTCACACAG GTTGATGAGAGCAAACTGAAAGG GTCTAGCGAAGCTTACTTGCTCTTGTACCAGAAAA CTTCATCAGTTGCTCAGGTGGAGGACGTGAAAGAAGAGCCCAGAATGCACACTGCTGAAGCAGGAGACGCAGTGGACGCAGGCGGAGCAG AGTGTGGCAGAGCTCATAATAAACCACAGCTGGAAG ACTTGAATCTCCGGGTGAAAGAACATGTCTCCAAACTGAGAAAGACTTTACATCAGAAGCACAAGGACAACAGGCCGTATTATgacaagaaaacacaaaaaataaaacataagaaaacaCATAAAAGTGAAAGAGCCAGAAAAAGACAACTGTGCTCAAATCCTcgagagacagagaagagagagaaatctACACGAGGAGCAGCTCGAGGATTGCTTTCAACTAAGTGTTGTTCAGCGTTATAA
- the LOC109088555 gene encoding fibronectin type III domain-containing protein 10-like produces MARRQGSVLLRCAVLLVLRGGSSALPNRASGDAQHDTSDSNNTNKYSNQDSLGITERWPKLQDNSSAVRRWRVLGDPGPLCAYRTLGADDPERLCFRYAQTDFRCASASCRQVSSPGGQLTANILTNGSVFIQWTVAHEAPPRGPAPGQTGGFRLSCWWNGSYTQFECAGVHLGSGCRDYLLDELHMNVPYRLCVRPYALERDEACVEFSLAPGGMQDIVIAMTTVGGAICVMLVIICLLVAYITENIMNPTAQHSHRSHLNTHL; encoded by the coding sequence ATGGCACGTCGTCAGGGATCGGTTCTGCTCCGCTGCGCGGTTCTGCTGGTTCTCAGAGGCGGGAGTTCTGCTTTACCGAACCGGGCCAGCGGCGATGCGCAACACGACACCAGCGACAGTAATAACACCAATAAATACTCCAATCAAGACTCTCTGGGAATCACCGAGCGCTGGCCAAAGCTGCAGGACAACAGCAGTGCTGTGAGACGCTGGCGTGTTCTGGGGGACCCCGGGCCCTTGTGCGCTTACCGCACTCTCGGCGCTGATGACCCCGAGCGACTGTGCTTCCGCTACGCCCAAACTGACTTCAGGTGCGCTAGCGCTAGCTGTCGACAGGTGAGCTCACCTGGAGGGCAACTCACGGCGAATATTCTGACCAACGGAAGTGTGTTCATCCAGTGGACGGTCGCTCACGAGGCCCCGCCGAGGGGCCCCGCTCCGGGTCAGACGGGCGGGTTCAGGCTCAGCTGCTGGTGGAACGGAAGCTACACGCAGTTCGAATGCGCCGGCGTTCATTTAGGCTCCGGCTGCAGGGATTATCTACTCGACGAGCTGCACATGAACGTGCCCTACCGGCTGTGCGTGCGGCCCTACGCCCTCGAGCGGGACGAGGCCTGCGTGGAGTTCAGCCTCGCGCCCGGCGGGATGCAGGACATCGTCATCGCCATGACGACGGTGGGCGGAGCCATCTGCGTGATGCTGGTCATCATCTGCCTGCTGGTGGCGTACATCACCGAAAACATCATGAACCCGACGGCGCAGCACTCGCACAGATCACACTTAAACACGCACCTGTGA
- the LOC109088540 gene encoding putative ubiquitin carboxyl-terminal hydrolase 50 isoform X3, translating to MTPAFRDKVLLLSPSDTREKLKSALKELFEELRKQDRGDRSVSTKGVIQALGIERVYEQQDAVEYFLDILEKVGPDLAEVFRGTMRNHRTCSENHKSHDDSSFKSLQIALNSRDGTYRLEDGIQSYFASTELVGDDQMYCEDCDEKRDTIWSCDIHEYPAILPLHLKRFVYDRWSRGFVKNDCPMDVPLQLPLRFQEQEQQYSLYAVINHRGSRHGGHYTAHIRSSEENKWYCFDDSRVTQVDESKLKGSSEAYLLLYQKTSSVAQVEDVKEEPRMHTAEAGDAVDAGGAESELSYHLKEVQFGQEHVLNDCKSTSFSQCGRAHNKPQLEDLNLRVKEHVSKLRKTLHQKHKDNRPYYDKKTQKIKHKKTHKSERARKRQLCSNPRETEKREKSTRGAARGLLSTKCCSAL from the exons ATGACCCCAGCGTTCAGAGACAaagtgctgctgct ATCTCCCAGTGACACGAGAGAGAAATTAAAGTCAGCGTTAAAGGAACTATTCGAAGAGCTCAGAAAACAGGACAGGGGCGATCGGAGCGTCTCAACCAAAGGAGTAATCCAGGCTCTGGGTATAGAGAGAG TATATGAGCAGCAGGATGCCGTGGAATACTTCCTAGATATCCTGGAGAAAGTAGGCCCGGATTTGGCCGAG GTCTTTAGAGGAACTATGAGGAACCACAGAACATGTTCAGAAAATCACAAGTCCCACGATGACAGCTCCTTCAAGTCGCTACAGATCGCTCTGAACAGCAGAGACGGGACATACAGACTA GAAGATGGGATTCAATCGTATTTTGCGTCTACAGAATTAGTTGGAGACGACCAGATGTACTGTGAAGACTGCGATGAGAAAAGGGACACAATATGG AGTTGTGACATACACGAGTATCCAGCGATACTGCCCCTGCACCTGAAAAGGTTCGTGTATGACCGCTGGTCACGTGGGTTTGTGAAAAACGACTGTCCCATGGATGTTCCGCTTCAGTTACCTCTTCGG TTTCAGGAGCAGGAGCAGCAGTACTCGCTCTACGCTGTGATCAACCACCGGGGGAGCCGTCACGGGGGACACTACACCGCTCACATCCGCTCTTCTGAGGAGAACAAGTGGTACTGTTTCGACGACAGCCGTGTCACACAG GTTGATGAGAGCAAACTGAAAGG GTCTAGCGAAGCTTACTTGCTCTTGTACCAGAAAA CTTCATCAGTTGCTCAGGTGGAGGACGTGAAAGAAGAGCCCAGAATGCACACTGCTGAAGCAGGAGACGCAGTGGACGCAGGCGGAGCAGAGTCTGAACTGAGCTATCATTTAAAAGAAGTGCAGTTTGGTCAGGAACACGTACTGAATGACTGCAAATCAACTTCTTTTTCACAGTGTGGCAGAGCTCATAATAAACCACAGCTGGAAG ACTTGAATCTCCGGGTGAAAGAACATGTCTCCAAACTGAGAAAGACTTTACATCAGAAGCACAAGGACAACAGGCCGTATTATgacaagaaaacacaaaaaataaaacataagaaaacaCATAAAAGTGAAAGAGCCAGAAAAAGACAACTGTGCTCAAATCCTcgagagacagagaagagagagaaatctACACGAGGAGCAGCTCGAGGATTGCTTTCAACTAAGTGTTGTTCAGCGTTATAA
- the LOC109088540 gene encoding putative ubiquitin carboxyl-terminal hydrolase 50 isoform X1 yields the protein MTPAFRDKVLLLSPSDTREKLKSALKELFEELRKQDRGDRSVSTKGVIQALGIERVYEQQDAVEYFLDILEKVGPDLAEVFRGTMRNHRTCSENHKSHDDSSFKSLQIALNSRDGTYRLEDGIQSYFASTELVGDDQMYCEDCDEKRDTIWSCDIHEYPAILPLHLKRFVYDRWSRGFVKNDCPMDVPLQLPLRFQEQEQQYSLYAVINHRGSRHGGHYTAHIRSSEENKWYCFDDSRVTQVDESKLKGSSEAYLLLYQKTSSVAQVEDVKEEPRMHTAEAGDAVDAGGAESELSYHLKEVQFGQEHVLNDCKSTSFSQCGRAHNKPQLEESIKNATRKYAGIKINHVLDIHTDLNLRVKEHVSKLRKTLHQKHKDNRPYYDKKTQKIKHKKTHKSERARKRQLCSNPRETEKREKSTRGAARGLLSTKCCSAL from the exons ATGACCCCAGCGTTCAGAGACAaagtgctgctgct ATCTCCCAGTGACACGAGAGAGAAATTAAAGTCAGCGTTAAAGGAACTATTCGAAGAGCTCAGAAAACAGGACAGGGGCGATCGGAGCGTCTCAACCAAAGGAGTAATCCAGGCTCTGGGTATAGAGAGAG TATATGAGCAGCAGGATGCCGTGGAATACTTCCTAGATATCCTGGAGAAAGTAGGCCCGGATTTGGCCGAG GTCTTTAGAGGAACTATGAGGAACCACAGAACATGTTCAGAAAATCACAAGTCCCACGATGACAGCTCCTTCAAGTCGCTACAGATCGCTCTGAACAGCAGAGACGGGACATACAGACTA GAAGATGGGATTCAATCGTATTTTGCGTCTACAGAATTAGTTGGAGACGACCAGATGTACTGTGAAGACTGCGATGAGAAAAGGGACACAATATGG AGTTGTGACATACACGAGTATCCAGCGATACTGCCCCTGCACCTGAAAAGGTTCGTGTATGACCGCTGGTCACGTGGGTTTGTGAAAAACGACTGTCCCATGGATGTTCCGCTTCAGTTACCTCTTCGG TTTCAGGAGCAGGAGCAGCAGTACTCGCTCTACGCTGTGATCAACCACCGGGGGAGCCGTCACGGGGGACACTACACCGCTCACATCCGCTCTTCTGAGGAGAACAAGTGGTACTGTTTCGACGACAGCCGTGTCACACAG GTTGATGAGAGCAAACTGAAAGG GTCTAGCGAAGCTTACTTGCTCTTGTACCAGAAAA CTTCATCAGTTGCTCAGGTGGAGGACGTGAAAGAAGAGCCCAGAATGCACACTGCTGAAGCAGGAGACGCAGTGGACGCAGGCGGAGCAGAGTCTGAACTGAGCTATCATTTAAAAGAAGTGCAGTTTGGTCAGGAACACGTACTGAATGACTGCAAATCAACTTCTTTTTCACAGTGTGGCAGAGCTCATAATAAACCACAGCTGGAAG AAAGCATCAAAAATGCAACGCGGAAATATGCgggcataaaaataaatcatgttcttGACATTCACACAGACTTGAATCTCCGGGTGAAAGAACATGTCTCCAAACTGAGAAAGACTTTACATCAGAAGCACAAGGACAACAGGCCGTATTATgacaagaaaacacaaaaaataaaacataagaaaacaCATAAAAGTGAAAGAGCCAGAAAAAGACAACTGTGCTCAAATCCTcgagagacagagaagagagagaaatctACACGAGGAGCAGCTCGAGGATTGCTTTCAACTAAGTGTTGTTCAGCGTTATAA